One window of Microcoleus vaginatus PCC 9802 genomic DNA carries:
- a CDS encoding DUF445 family protein yields the protein MNASEIWLLLAPPVVGGIIGYFTNDIAIQMLFRPYRAIYIKGRKLPFTPGLIPRNQERLAKRISDTIMGSLLTPQELQNLARRLLQTERMQSVILWLLQLALDQVKADAEQKTAKILANILRDLLGESVPRILKVLARREDFLEVQLNQIFDQVLLEIQLTEAQAAQLAEWLLQVVIPPEVLRQALIDFLTDRNISIIDEGFREKTSGTYWVVANLFGLRNTLTRLRTFCLDDREATNQRLAELTISLGIRGRIQEWLQNLSMQNLPVSTVRQLRKTMRDSVRSYVQERGTDVLEGLSKSIDWENISRLLLNRLQTSAVMSASLEIVSKELALVLERYLERDLENIVAQAIPILNIDQVIVDRVKGTSPEELELAIQGIVKSELQGIVNLGGILGVLVGCLQTVVLWIQR from the coding sequence ATGAATGCGTCTGAAATTTGGCTGTTGTTGGCCCCACCTGTAGTGGGAGGTATTATTGGCTATTTCACTAACGATATAGCTATCCAAATGCTGTTCCGCCCCTATCGAGCTATTTACATCAAAGGGCGGAAGTTGCCTTTCACTCCAGGCTTGATCCCCCGCAACCAAGAGCGTTTAGCAAAGCGAATTTCCGACACAATTATGGGTTCGCTGCTGACGCCACAGGAACTGCAAAACTTAGCTCGCCGCCTCCTGCAAACCGAGCGGATGCAGTCGGTCATTCTCTGGTTGTTGCAGTTGGCGCTGGATCAGGTAAAAGCAGACGCCGAACAAAAAACCGCTAAAATTCTCGCTAACATTTTGCGAGATTTGCTGGGGGAATCTGTGCCGCGAATTCTCAAAGTTTTGGCGCGCCGGGAAGATTTTTTAGAAGTTCAGCTTAATCAAATTTTTGATCAAGTTTTGCTGGAGATTCAGCTAACTGAAGCTCAGGCGGCTCAGCTTGCTGAGTGGTTGTTGCAGGTAGTAATACCCCCGGAAGTGCTGCGGCAGGCTTTAATTGACTTTTTGACGGATCGCAATATTTCGATCATCGATGAAGGGTTTCGAGAAAAAACCAGCGGCACTTATTGGGTAGTAGCAAATTTGTTTGGTTTGCGGAACACTTTAACTCGGCTGCGGACTTTTTGTCTGGATGACAGAGAAGCTACAAATCAGCGCTTAGCAGAGTTAACTATTTCTTTGGGGATTCGCGGGCGAATTCAGGAATGGCTGCAAAATTTGTCGATGCAAAATTTACCGGTTTCGACTGTGAGACAGTTGCGAAAAACTATGCGCGACAGCGTTCGCAGCTACGTTCAAGAGCGGGGTACAGACGTACTTGAGGGGTTGAGTAAATCTATAGACTGGGAAAATATTTCGCGGTTGCTTCTCAATCGATTGCAGACTTCAGCGGTGATGAGCGCTTCCCTGGAAATTGTTAGCAAAGAACTTGCTTTGGTTTTAGAACGCTATCTAGAGCGGGATTTAGAAAATATTGTAGCTCAGGCTATCCCGATTTTGAATATTGACCAGGTGATTGTCGATCGAGTCAAAGGTACTTCTCCTGAAGAGTTGGAGTTAGCAATTCAGGGAATTGTCAAAAGCGAGTTGCAGGGAATTGTAAATTTAGGAGGCATTTTGGGGGTTTTGGTCGGCTGTTTGCAGACAGTTGTGCTTTGGATTCAGCGGTGA
- the ubiE gene encoding bifunctional demethylmenaquinone methyltransferase/2-methoxy-6-polyprenyl-1,4-benzoquinol methylase UbiE produces the protein MTNNAEEIKTIFNRIAPVYNQLNDWLSFGQHRIWKQMAVKWSSAGPGNTCLDLCCGSGDLALLLAKQAGPTGCVFGVDFSPEQLAVAARRDRPFLTPISPISWVEADALDLPFPDNYFDCATMGYGLRNVTDIPRSLQELHRVLKPGAKAAILDLHRPSNSLMRSFQQFYLDSLVVPIAQQFGMTQEYAYINPSLEKFPIGQEQVAIANKAGFAAATHYPIAGAMMGVLVLGKAI, from the coding sequence ATGACTAATAACGCCGAAGAAATTAAAACTATATTTAATCGAATTGCACCAGTTTACAACCAATTGAACGACTGGTTGAGCTTTGGGCAACACCGGATTTGGAAACAAATGGCGGTGAAATGGAGCAGTGCTGGCCCCGGAAATACTTGTTTAGACTTGTGCTGCGGTAGCGGAGATCTAGCTTTGCTGCTGGCCAAACAAGCAGGGCCGACCGGTTGCGTATTTGGAGTAGATTTTTCCCCCGAACAATTGGCCGTGGCCGCCAGGCGCGATCGACCTTTTCTCACCCCTATAAGCCCCATTTCCTGGGTAGAAGCTGACGCCCTAGACTTGCCTTTTCCTGACAATTACTTCGACTGCGCCACAATGGGTTACGGCCTACGTAACGTGACTGACATCCCCCGCAGTCTTCAGGAATTGCACCGCGTGCTCAAACCCGGTGCCAAAGCAGCTATTCTCGACCTCCACCGCCCCAGCAATTCCCTAATGCGGAGCTTTCAGCAGTTTTATCTAGACAGTCTCGTAGTGCCCATTGCTCAGCAATTTGGCATGACTCAAGAATATGCTTACATTAATCCTAGTTTAGAAAAATTCCCGATCGGCCAGGAGCAAGTCGCGATCGCCAATAAAGCCGGATTTGCCGCGGCCACCCACTACCCGATTGCCGGAGCTATGATGGGAGTATTGGTACTGGGCAAAGCAATTTAA
- a CDS encoding alpha/beta hydrolase: protein MGRSFFKGRWTLFLAAGAGIVFYSNAAAAAEKVVLKYSAIRMTLPVSELEIFAETGQMSPALEMLLGKANKDPEAVRSSLTRPVKVSQSFLDRTLNSKLGEIILDEVGQVIRTPSGKANREALREALVLSATNDNEITLLEAMKNYPNSEVYVEGDRLVEAYGQLVALSEQLGGVSERLQDILNKIRLPRL, encoded by the coding sequence ATGGGTCGATCATTTTTCAAAGGGCGGTGGACATTATTTTTGGCAGCAGGCGCGGGAATTGTATTTTACAGCAATGCTGCGGCGGCGGCCGAAAAGGTAGTGCTCAAATACAGTGCGATCCGAATGACTTTACCTGTCAGCGAATTAGAAATTTTTGCAGAAACTGGGCAAATGTCGCCCGCGTTAGAAATGCTGCTGGGAAAGGCAAACAAAGACCCGGAAGCGGTTCGCAGCAGTCTGACGAGACCGGTGAAAGTGAGTCAAAGCTTTTTGGATCGGACGCTTAACAGTAAGCTTGGGGAAATAATTCTTGATGAAGTGGGTCAGGTAATTCGCACTCCTTCTGGGAAGGCAAATCGAGAAGCTTTGCGCGAGGCCTTGGTGCTGTCTGCAACTAATGATAACGAGATTACGCTGCTGGAAGCGATGAAGAATTATCCGAATTCAGAAGTTTATGTTGAGGGCGATCGCTTAGTTGAAGCTTACGGTCAACTGGTAGCTTTGTCAGAACAATTGGGCGGCGTTTCAGAACGGCTGCAAGACATTTTGAACAAGATTCGCCTGCCTAGACTGTAG
- a CDS encoding DUF3493 domain-containing protein codes for MPAPNSNDRTNIPKNPRNLSRQQYERLTAEMATPYRPLRQFVYLACGASGFIGGLIFLAKIASGREIGSALPNFALQVGVVALMVFLFRWEQRAEGRAPKSK; via the coding sequence ATGCCAGCCCCCAATTCAAACGATCGCACAAACATCCCAAAAAACCCGCGCAACCTCAGCCGCCAACAATACGAGCGTTTGACCGCAGAAATGGCCACTCCCTACCGGCCTCTGCGACAGTTTGTTTACCTAGCTTGTGGCGCTTCGGGCTTTATCGGCGGCTTGATTTTCCTCGCTAAAATTGCCTCGGGCCGGGAAATTGGTTCTGCTTTGCCTAATTTTGCCCTCCAAGTCGGAGTTGTCGCCCTGATGGTGTTCCTGTTTCGCTGGGAGCAGCGCGCCGAGGGCCGAGCCCCGAAGTCGAAGTAA